One Paraburkholderia phytofirmans OLGA172 genomic window carries:
- the gspD gene encoding type II secretion system secretin GspD, which yields MALRRVATALLVAGLITAQTAQAQVTLNFVNADIDQVAKAIGAATGKTIIVDPRVKGQLNLVSENAVPEDQALKTLQSALRMQGFSLVQDHGVLKVVPEADAKLQGVPTYVGNAPVARGDQVVTQVFVLKNESANNLLPVLRPLISPNNTVAAYPANNTIVVTDYADNVRRIAQIIAGIDTAAGQSVSVVQLKNANAIDIAAQLTKMLDPGAIGSTDATLKVFVTADPRTNSLLIRASNGGRLAAARQLAKQLDTPTTMPGNMHVVALRNADATKLAKTLRGMLGKGGDTGSSGGSSEANSFNQNGGGGLGSNSTGTSGTPPLPSGGLNSSSGASPLGGGGGGGYGSSGGSGSAGLLGGDKDKSDDNQPGGMIQADAATNSLIITAPEPVYRNLRAVIDQLDARRAQVYIEALIVELNSNTNANLGIQWQVANGSIFAGTNLATGSGNSIVNLTAAAAAGAATGGLAGALATQNLQQGLNVGWVHNIFGVQGLGALLQALSQTADANVLSTPNLITLDNEEAKIVVGTNVPIQTGSYSNLTSATPSSAFNTFDRVDVGLTLHIKPQITDGGILKLQLYTEDSAIVNGTTNVATNPAGPQFTKRSIQSTVLADNGEIIVLGGLMQDNYQVSNSKVPLLGDIPWIGQLFRSEQKTREKTNLMVFLRPVIITDRDTAQAVTSNRYDYIQGVQGAYKSDNNLIKDKDDPVVPPMPIGPSQGGSPAMNLFNLDQMRRQQMAPPPVSAPAPVTNGGPVQTNPVTNGGAVQTNPVPMAPSTASPGAQP from the coding sequence ATGGCATTGCGTCGCGTCGCAACGGCGCTGCTGGTGGCTGGATTGATCACCGCCCAGACAGCACAGGCCCAGGTGACACTCAACTTCGTGAACGCCGATATCGACCAGGTGGCCAAGGCGATCGGGGCGGCAACCGGCAAAACGATCATCGTCGACCCGCGCGTGAAAGGTCAGTTGAACCTCGTGTCGGAGAACGCGGTGCCTGAAGATCAGGCGCTGAAGACCTTGCAATCCGCTTTGCGGATGCAGGGCTTCTCGCTGGTGCAGGATCACGGCGTGTTGAAGGTCGTGCCCGAGGCCGATGCCAAGCTGCAAGGCGTGCCGACCTACGTCGGCAATGCGCCTGTTGCGCGCGGCGATCAGGTGGTCACGCAGGTGTTCGTGCTGAAGAACGAATCGGCCAATAACCTGCTGCCGGTCTTGCGTCCGCTGATCTCGCCGAACAATACCGTGGCGGCCTACCCGGCCAACAACACGATTGTCGTGACCGATTACGCCGACAACGTGCGGCGTATTGCCCAGATCATCGCGGGTATCGATACGGCCGCGGGCCAGTCGGTGTCGGTGGTGCAGTTGAAGAACGCCAACGCGATCGACATCGCCGCGCAACTGACCAAGATGCTCGATCCCGGCGCGATCGGCAGCACCGACGCGACGCTGAAGGTCTTCGTCACCGCGGACCCGCGCACCAACTCGCTTTTGATCCGCGCGTCGAACGGCGGCCGGCTCGCGGCCGCGAGGCAGCTGGCGAAGCAACTCGACACGCCGACCACCATGCCCGGCAACATGCACGTCGTGGCGCTGCGCAACGCGGACGCGACGAAGCTCGCAAAGACCCTGCGCGGGATGCTCGGCAAGGGCGGCGACACCGGCTCGTCGGGCGGCTCGAGCGAAGCGAATTCGTTCAACCAGAACGGCGGTGGCGGGTTGGGCAGCAATTCGACGGGCACGTCGGGTACGCCGCCGCTGCCGTCGGGCGGACTCAATAGCAGCTCGGGGGCGTCACCATTGGGCGGTGGCGGGGGCGGCGGATATGGTTCGAGCGGCGGTTCGGGTTCAGCCGGCCTGCTCGGCGGCGACAAGGACAAGAGCGACGACAATCAGCCGGGCGGCATGATCCAGGCGGACGCTGCGACCAACTCGCTGATCATCACGGCACCCGAGCCGGTGTACCGCAACCTGCGGGCGGTGATCGACCAGCTCGACGCGCGGCGCGCGCAGGTCTATATCGAGGCGTTGATCGTCGAGCTGAACTCGAACACGAACGCGAATCTTGGCATTCAATGGCAGGTCGCCAACGGTTCGATCTTTGCCGGCACCAATCTGGCGACCGGCTCCGGCAACAGCATCGTCAATCTGACGGCGGCCGCCGCGGCGGGTGCGGCCACTGGCGGTCTCGCCGGGGCGCTCGCAACCCAGAATCTCCAGCAGGGGCTCAACGTCGGGTGGGTGCATAACATTTTCGGTGTGCAGGGGCTCGGCGCGCTGCTGCAGGCGCTGTCGCAGACTGCCGACGCGAACGTGCTGTCGACGCCTAACCTCATCACGCTCGACAACGAGGAAGCCAAGATCGTCGTCGGCACGAACGTGCCGATCCAGACGGGTTCGTATTCGAACCTCACGAGCGCCACCCCGAGCTCGGCGTTCAATACTTTTGACCGCGTCGATGTCGGTCTGACACTGCACATCAAACCGCAGATCACCGACGGCGGGATTCTCAAGCTGCAGCTCTACACGGAAGACTCGGCGATCGTGAACGGCACGACCAACGTGGCGACCAACCCGGCCGGCCCGCAGTTCACCAAGCGTTCGATCCAGTCGACGGTGCTCGCCGACAACGGCGAGATCATCGTGCTGGGCGGCCTGATGCAGGACAACTACCAGGTCAGCAACAGCAAGGTGCCGCTGCTGGGCGATATCCCCTGGATCGGCCAATTGTTCCGCTCGGAACAGAAGACTCGCGAGAAGACCAACCTGATGGTGTTCCTGCGTCCCGTGATCATCACCGATCGCGACACGGCGCAGGCCGTGACGTCGAACCGCTACGATTACATTCAGGGCGTGCAGGGCGCGTACAAGTCGGACAACAACCTGATCAAGGACAAGGACGATCCGGTGGTTCCGCCGATGCCGATCGGCCCGAGCCAGGGCGGATCGCCCGCGATGAATCTGTTTAATCTCGACCAGATGCGTCGTCAGCAGATGGCGCCGCCGCCAGTTTCCGCTCCGGCACCGGTCACGAACGGTGGCCCTGTGCAGACGAACCCGGTCACGAATGGCGGCGCTGTGCAGACGAACCCAGTACCGATGGCGCCGTCCACGGCGTCGCCCGGAGCCCAGCCGTGA
- the gspE gene encoding type II secretion system ATPase GspE has product MSTPSKPPSASAPAAAARAGAPTQASAIPPAVVAEHAERSAPSAVAARLVPYGFARSGQILVAHQHADSFEVWISERTNDAALAEVARNFGALSVVRVPPDELAQAINQAYARQDGSAAQVVGEVEGEVDLSRLMQDIPEVEDLLESEDDAPIIRMINALLTQAAREQASDIHIEPFETSSVVRFRVDGTLRDVVRPKKALHGALISRIKIMAQLDIAEKRLPQDGRITLRVGGRPVDVRVSTLPTGHGERAVLRLLEKDASRLNLEALGMAPDTLVKFDKLIGKPHGIVLVTGPTGSGKTTTLYASMSRLETATTNIMTVEDPIEYDLSGIGQTQVNERIGMTFARALRSILRQDPDVIMIGEIRDLETAQIAVQASLTGHLVLATLHTNDAASAVTRLTDMGVEPYLLASSLLGVLAQRLVRRLCPVCREERVEEDGSVRWHPVGCDKCGQSGYAGRRGVYELLLIDDEIRTLVHRNASDAEILASGRAQGMRTLREDSDRWLASGLTSLEEVIRVTGGA; this is encoded by the coding sequence GTGAGCACGCCGTCCAAGCCGCCGTCAGCTTCTGCGCCGGCAGCCGCGGCGCGAGCCGGCGCGCCGACGCAAGCCTCGGCGATTCCGCCCGCAGTCGTGGCGGAACATGCCGAACGCAGTGCGCCGTCGGCGGTTGCCGCGCGACTCGTGCCCTACGGCTTCGCGCGCAGCGGCCAGATTCTGGTCGCGCATCAGCACGCCGACAGCTTCGAAGTCTGGATCAGCGAACGCACCAACGATGCGGCGCTTGCCGAAGTCGCGCGCAACTTTGGCGCGTTGTCCGTGGTGCGTGTGCCGCCCGACGAACTGGCCCAGGCGATCAACCAGGCTTACGCGCGCCAGGATGGCAGCGCGGCGCAAGTGGTCGGCGAAGTGGAAGGCGAAGTCGATCTGTCGCGTTTGATGCAGGACATTCCCGAGGTCGAGGATCTGCTCGAGTCGGAAGACGACGCGCCGATCATCCGCATGATCAACGCGCTGCTCACGCAAGCGGCACGCGAACAGGCCTCGGATATTCACATCGAACCGTTCGAGACGTCGTCGGTGGTGCGCTTTCGTGTCGACGGCACGTTGCGCGATGTCGTGCGGCCGAAAAAAGCGTTGCACGGCGCGCTGATCTCGCGGATCAAGATCATGGCGCAGCTCGACATTGCCGAGAAGCGTCTGCCGCAAGATGGCCGGATCACGCTGCGCGTCGGCGGACGTCCGGTCGACGTGCGGGTTTCGACACTGCCCACCGGTCACGGCGAACGAGCGGTGCTGCGTCTGCTGGAAAAGGACGCCTCGCGCCTGAATCTCGAAGCGCTCGGCATGGCGCCCGATACGCTCGTCAAGTTCGACAAGCTGATCGGCAAACCGCACGGCATCGTGCTGGTGACCGGGCCGACCGGCTCGGGTAAGACGACCACGCTGTACGCGTCGATGTCACGGCTTGAAACCGCGACCACCAACATCATGACGGTCGAAGACCCGATCGAATACGACCTGTCCGGCATCGGCCAGACGCAGGTCAACGAGCGGATCGGCATGACCTTCGCGCGGGCGCTGCGCTCGATTCTGCGGCAGGACCCGGACGTCATCATGATCGGTGAAATCCGCGACCTGGAAACCGCGCAGATCGCAGTGCAGGCATCGCTGACAGGTCACCTTGTGCTGGCGACCCTCCATACAAACGATGCGGCTTCGGCCGTCACGCGTTTGACGGACATGGGCGTCGAGCCCTATCTGCTGGCGTCATCGCTGCTCGGCGTGCTGGCGCAGCGGCTGGTGCGGCGCTTGTGCCCAGTGTGCCGCGAAGAGCGCGTTGAAGAGGATGGCAGCGTGCGCTGGCATCCGGTCGGTTGCGACAAGTGCGGTCAGTCCGGCTACGCAGGCCGACGCGGCGTATACGAACTGCTTCTGATCGACGACGAAATCCGCACGCTGGTTCACCGCAATGCATCCGATGCGGAAATTCTTGCTTCGGGCCGCGCGCAAGGCATGCGCACGCTGCGCGAAGATTCGGACCGCTGGCTCGCATCCGGGCTGACCTCGCTCGAAGAAGTGATCCGCGTGACAGGCGGAGCATAA
- the gspF gene encoding type II secretion system inner membrane protein GspF, with the protein MPAFRFEAIDAAGKAQKGVLDADSARGARTNLRSQGLTPLVVEPAATRTRGERNQRLSLGRRLSQREQAILTRQLASLLVAGLPLDEALAVLTEQSERDYIRELMASIRAEVLGGHSLANALTQHPKDFPEIYRALVAAGEHTGKLGLVLSRLADYIEQSNALKQKIVLAFTYPAIVTLIALGIVTFLLSYVVPQVVNVFASTKQQLPILTIMMMALSGFVRHWWWAMLIGVVVLAYLVRSILKQPGPRLAFDRWLLTAPLLGKLVRGYNTVRFASTLGILTAAGVPILRALQAAAETLSNNAMRENIDDAIVRVREGTSLSRALGNTKTFPPVLVHLIRSGEATGDVTTMLDRAADGEARELERRTMFLTSLLEPLLILAMGGVVLVIVLAVMLPIIELNNLVQ; encoded by the coding sequence ATGCCGGCATTTCGTTTCGAAGCGATCGACGCGGCGGGCAAGGCGCAAAAAGGCGTGCTCGACGCGGACAGCGCGCGCGGCGCGCGGACCAATCTGCGTTCGCAAGGACTGACGCCACTTGTTGTCGAACCGGCTGCGACGCGCACCCGCGGTGAGCGCAATCAGCGTTTGTCGCTGGGGCGGCGGTTGTCGCAGCGCGAGCAGGCGATTCTCACGCGCCAACTGGCCAGTCTGCTGGTTGCCGGCTTGCCGCTCGACGAAGCGCTCGCGGTGCTGACCGAGCAATCGGAGCGCGACTACATTCGCGAGCTGATGGCGTCGATTCGCGCCGAAGTGCTCGGCGGCCATTCGCTCGCGAATGCGCTGACGCAGCATCCTAAAGACTTCCCCGAGATCTATCGCGCGCTGGTCGCGGCCGGCGAACATACCGGCAAGCTTGGTCTCGTGCTCTCGCGTCTGGCCGACTACATCGAGCAAAGCAACGCGCTCAAGCAGAAGATCGTGCTCGCGTTCACATATCCGGCGATCGTGACCCTCATCGCGCTCGGCATCGTCACGTTTCTGTTGAGCTACGTGGTGCCGCAGGTGGTGAACGTGTTCGCCAGCACCAAACAGCAACTGCCGATCCTCACCATCATGATGATGGCGCTGTCCGGTTTCGTGCGGCATTGGTGGTGGGCGATGCTGATCGGTGTTGTCGTGCTGGCGTATCTGGTGCGCTCGATCCTGAAGCAGCCCGGCCCGCGTCTCGCCTTCGATCGGTGGTTGCTGACCGCCCCGCTGCTCGGCAAGCTCGTGCGCGGCTACAACACGGTGCGCTTTGCCAGCACGCTAGGCATTCTGACGGCGGCGGGCGTGCCGATTCTGCGCGCGCTGCAAGCCGCTGCCGAAACGCTCAGCAACAACGCGATGCGCGAGAACATCGACGATGCGATCGTGCGTGTGCGCGAAGGCACGTCCCTGTCGCGCGCGCTAGGCAATACGAAGACGTTTCCGCCGGTGCTGGTTCACCTGATCCGGTCAGGTGAAGCGACCGGCGACGTGACGACCATGCTCGACCGCGCGGCCGACGGCGAAGCACGCGAGTTGGAGCGTCGCACGATGTTCCTGACGAGCCTGCTCGAGCCGTTGCTGATTCTGGCGATGGGGGGCGTGGTGCTGGTGATCGTGCTGGCGGTGATGCTGCCGATCATCGAGCTGAACAACCTGGTGCAGTAA